A stretch of the Janthinobacterium sp. B9-8 genome encodes the following:
- a CDS encoding ATP-binding protein: MWRIYLRIFILISVVTISLTQVLSYMTNQFYAEQLEQFAVKDADAQIFLVEQYLDHARGQLWLDRFKTLQQKANHSYDLITLDRTIAMIAPHNRQRLLERKVVVDIQSNAYFRRVDADNSTFPGSANQVIYASDKEDNDPLITRIKRFQYTIIFLLLLIPCGIWSYLHWRELQSLSKTANDFGSGLLSSRAKVRKSASVYPLAQCMNLMAEKIQRLIDSQRELLHSVSHELRTPIARLEFGLALLKNDAKNKQLEPRFISMENDLHELNDLVSELLSLAKIEQQHALPMQSINMAETLHLILNSLDHVLQNKEISHALHSQTNTILGDPKLLGRALSNLLRNAAKYANQHIKISTMSNRSGGIDITIEDDGPGVPENEREHIFEPFYRLDRSRDRASGGFGLGLAIAKKAVTLHQGKIWVDQSTLGGARFTISLARG, encoded by the coding sequence ATGTGGCGAATTTATTTACGTATTTTTATATTAATCTCCGTAGTCACCATTTCTTTAACGCAAGTGCTCAGCTATATGACTAATCAGTTTTATGCAGAGCAGCTTGAACAATTTGCAGTTAAAGATGCGGATGCGCAAATTTTTCTGGTTGAGCAATATTTAGATCATGCCCGCGGGCAACTCTGGTTAGATCGCTTTAAAACTTTGCAACAAAAAGCCAATCATAGCTACGACCTTATCACGCTTGATCGCACAATAGCCATGATTGCCCCGCATAACCGGCAAAGGCTGCTTGAGAGAAAAGTGGTGGTCGATATTCAAAGTAACGCTTATTTCCGCCGGGTAGATGCGGATAATTCAACATTCCCGGGCAGTGCCAATCAAGTAATCTATGCCTCAGACAAAGAAGATAACGATCCATTAATTACTAGAATAAAAAGATTCCAATACACCATTATCTTTTTATTATTGCTCATCCCTTGTGGAATCTGGTCTTATCTGCACTGGAGAGAATTGCAATCGCTCTCTAAAACAGCGAATGATTTTGGCTCAGGCTTATTATCCAGCCGTGCAAAGGTGAGAAAAAGCGCCAGCGTTTATCCACTCGCCCAGTGTATGAATTTAATGGCCGAAAAAATTCAGCGTTTAATAGATTCGCAGCGAGAGCTATTGCATTCTGTTTCTCATGAATTACGCACACCGATTGCACGGTTGGAATTTGGCCTTGCCCTGCTTAAAAATGATGCCAAAAACAAGCAACTTGAGCCGCGTTTTATCTCAATGGAAAACGACTTACACGAATTAAATGATTTAGTGAGCGAGCTGCTTAGCCTGGCAAAAATAGAGCAGCAGCACGCACTCCCCATGCAAAGTATCAATATGGCAGAAACCTTGCATCTGATTTTAAATTCACTCGATCATGTATTACAAAACAAAGAAATAAGCCATGCGCTGCATTCACAAACCAACACGATCTTAGGTGATCCTAAGTTATTAGGTCGAGCGCTGAGTAATCTCTTACGCAATGCCGCCAAATATGCCAATCAGCACATCAAAATTTCCACAATGAGCAACCGAAGCGGTGGTATTGATATCACTATTGAAGACGATGGCCCCGGCGTGCCCGAAAACGAGCGCGAGCATATCTTTGAGCCTTTTTATCGGCTGGACAGAAGCAGAGACCGAGCAAGCGGAGGGTTTGGCTTAGGTTTGGCGATTGCCAAAAAAGCAGTGACATTACATCAGGGGAAGATTTGGGTGGATCAATCGACGCTAGGTGGCGCGCGCTTCACAATTAGTCTGGCGCGGGGATAG
- a CDS encoding MipA/OmpV family protein encodes MAYFLKKRVAIMRHIIALFASLMVVPLYAAEEPKDESKITLGVGIGYGPEFVGGKKNKVSPILYVDYQAANGFFAGVRGIGFQAEKGIFDGSIALAYGGSRGDDVANFSDTKSKFKGMGDIKNSALLNLEGGVNLWDVAHLSLGAELKLNHRENGNAYHVTLSAPIYTTEADQLSISAFAHYADAKYAQTYYGVTAAQSLASSYAIYSPKAGFDTGSLTVTWNHLFDKNWGVSSSLGVKRLFKNAENSPLTESKTNPAASLILGYSF; translated from the coding sequence ATGGCTTACTTCTTAAAAAAGAGAGTAGCTATTATGCGTCATATTATTGCTTTGTTTGCTTCGCTGATGGTTGTTCCCCTCTATGCGGCAGAAGAGCCCAAAGATGAATCAAAGATTACCCTTGGAGTGGGTATTGGCTATGGCCCGGAGTTTGTCGGGGGTAAAAAAAATAAAGTATCTCCGATTCTTTATGTGGATTATCAAGCGGCAAACGGCTTTTTTGCCGGTGTGCGCGGGATTGGCTTTCAGGCAGAAAAAGGTATTTTCGACGGCAGTATTGCTTTGGCTTATGGTGGCAGCCGGGGGGATGATGTTGCCAATTTTTCAGACACGAAAAGTAAATTTAAGGGCATGGGAGATATTAAAAACTCAGCGTTATTAAATTTAGAAGGTGGCGTTAATTTATGGGATGTTGCGCATTTATCGTTGGGTGCAGAATTAAAACTGAATCATCGTGAAAATGGCAATGCCTATCATGTCACGCTTTCCGCTCCTATTTACACTACAGAGGCTGATCAATTATCTATCAGTGCCTTTGCGCATTATGCAGACGCCAAATATGCGCAAACTTATTATGGTGTGACGGCAGCACAAAGCCTTGCTTCATCTTATGCGATTTATTCGCCTAAGGCGGGTTTTGATACGGGCAGTTTAACTGTGACCTGGAATCATCTTTTTGATAAAAACTGGGGGGTTTCTTCGTCTTTAGGTGTAAAACGTTTATTTAAAAATGCGGAGAATAGCCCTTTAACAGAATCAAAAACGAACCCTGCTGCCTCGCTTATTCTGGGCTATTCA
- a CDS encoding (2Fe-2S)-binding protein, translating to MYVCICNSVTDKAIHKAVAGGVRTFAELQEQTLVSTCCGQCNSCARQVMADALSAQPVPQTVRWMPQRLATA from the coding sequence ATGTACGTTTGCATCTGTAATAGTGTTACTGACAAAGCCATCCACAAGGCAGTGGCTGGCGGCGTGCGCACATTTGCTGAGTTACAAGAGCAAACCTTGGTGTCTACCTGTTGCGGGCAGTGCAACAGCTGTGCCAGACAAGTGATGGCTGATGCGTTGAGCGCACAGCCTGTGCCACAAACCGTGCGCTGGATGCCACAGCGCCTAGCAACAGCATAG
- a CDS encoding response regulator, which yields MFRLMLVEDDTKLAALIQEYLSSYEFNVEIISRGDIALAHYKATEPDIIVLDLMLPGLDGMVVCRQIREISSVPILILTAREDMFDEVSGLEQGADDYVNKPIQPRILLARLRALLRRGTSRNKSTQSALTFGDLEISKTDRSVRWKNETSALSNSEFKLLLLLAESAGRVLSRDDILKSMRGIEFDGMDRSIDNSISRLRRKFNDHDSEKIKTIWGEGYLFSPSAWE from the coding sequence ATGTTCAGATTGATGCTCGTAGAGGATGACACCAAGCTGGCGGCACTCATTCAGGAGTACCTCAGTAGCTATGAATTTAATGTAGAGATCATTAGCCGTGGCGATATTGCCCTCGCCCACTACAAAGCCACTGAACCCGACATTATTGTGCTGGATTTAATGCTGCCAGGCCTAGATGGCATGGTGGTTTGCCGGCAAATCCGTGAAATCAGCAGCGTGCCTATTTTAATTCTCACTGCGCGTGAGGATATGTTCGATGAGGTTTCGGGACTAGAGCAAGGTGCAGATGATTACGTTAATAAGCCTATCCAGCCCCGTATTTTACTGGCTCGTTTACGTGCTCTATTAAGGCGTGGCACAAGCAGAAACAAGAGCACTCAATCGGCACTCACTTTTGGTGATTTAGAAATATCCAAAACAGATCGAAGTGTGCGCTGGAAAAACGAAACCTCTGCTTTAAGTAATTCAGAGTTCAAACTATTACTATTACTTGCCGAATCAGCGGGCCGTGTTTTATCACGCGATGATATTTTAAAATCAATGCGCGGCATTGAATTTGATGGCATGGACAGAAGTATCGATAACAGTATCTCGCGCTTGCGCCGCAAATTTAATGATCATGATTCTGAGAAAATTAAAACTATCTGGGGTGAAGGCTATTTATTCAGCCCATCCGCTTGGGAATAA